In a genomic window of Dehalococcoidia bacterium:
- a CDS encoding response regulator transcription factor, giving the protein MPGQLKILLIEDNADIREVTNLIFEMHMPEVKIIPAVKGAEGLALMKSESPDMIILDLGLPDMDGMKVLKEIRSYSDIPIVILTIRGDETDKVRGLEMGADDYIVKPFNHNELLARVKAVFRHRGKREAPKKSLEVKATPAAGAKSVPAAKRIRMNVSAGAVQKNGEQVKLSATELSLLKYLVSHEGKTISGDDILTKVWGIEYVDCTSNLQQYIRHLREKLEENPDSPQIIIQEENGYKIARNTVEYI; this is encoded by the coding sequence ATGCCGGGACAATTGAAGATCCTGCTCATAGAGGATAACGCTGATATCAGGGAAGTAACCAATCTGATATTCGAGATGCATATGCCTGAAGTTAAGATAATACCGGCCGTAAAGGGTGCAGAGGGACTCGCATTAATGAAGTCTGAATCGCCCGATATGATCATTTTGGACCTCGGGTTACCCGACATGGACGGTATGAAGGTTTTGAAGGAGATACGTAGCTACAGCGATATACCCATCGTTATACTCACAATAAGGGGTGACGAGACCGATAAAGTGAGGGGCCTGGAGATGGGTGCGGATGATTATATTGTCAAGCCTTTTAATCATAACGAGCTTCTTGCTCGCGTGAAGGCTGTATTCAGGCACCGCGGCAAAAGGGAGGCCCCTAAAAAGAGCTTGGAAGTTAAAGCTACACCGGCGGCCGGAGCCAAAAGTGTGCCTGCTGCAAAGAGAATCAGGATGAACGTATCGGCAGGCGCGGTTCAGAAGAACGGGGAACAGGTTAAACTATCGGCCACCGAATTAAGCCTTCTTAAATATCTTGTTTCGCATGAAGGCAAGACGATATCGGGGGACGATATACTCACCAAGGTTTGGGGTATCGAATATGTGGATTGCACATCAAATCTGCAGCAATATATACGTCACCTGCGTGAAAAACTGGAAGAAAACCCCGATAGCCCGCAAATAATTATCCAGGAAGAAAACGGTTATAAAATCGCCCGGAATACGGTCGAGTATATATAA
- a CDS encoding NAD(P)/FAD-dependent oxidoreductase gives MTTFYDNRRPYDNYDSTTKEWDAIFIGGGASGRFGSSYFRAMGGNQLTIEADNHLGGKCCKNACVLHHYLYEIAVELDKARIWDKKEYWPKFPRKNGKVEILPVLRDYHIGREYVFDFMFHQSKEQLKLQFLLNQRASVLDAHTVAVEGKGEFKTKNIIVAAGAGPSVPPVPGTNLKGVYTYADFLELDYEPKDVVVVGASKSGLPWAAFFNAVGCNTTVVEMMPALSQFPIDDDVREYTLRMMKIRGLPVLDETTLVSINGSGSVKSVTVKGKDGVEKVIKADLVYLGTGCTPRSDIVTPIGVKTGPKKEIIVDKHMATNVPGVYASGDITGGVMEMWKARQGGMMAAKNILGAPAEFETELFADTLHTFYETTWVGMTEKEAREKIGQVFVVRMPIQGYKNWLPLPLAEGTMEYAHQWPDLSGFQKIIYDAKTRKFLGAQHVGYGGKDSFQYLLYLLKKGATIDDIADLTELFINPTHFIQLSRLRSGMKNLVDLG, from the coding sequence ATGACAACTTTTTACGATAACAGAAGGCCATATGACAATTATGATTCGACTACCAAGGAATGGGACGCTATCTTTATCGGCGGTGGCGCATCGGGAAGGTTCGGCTCATCCTATTTCCGCGCCATGGGCGGCAACCAGCTGACCATCGAGGCGGACAATCACCTGGGCGGCAAGTGCTGCAAGAACGCCTGTGTGCTGCACCACTACCTGTACGAGATTGCGGTTGAGCTGGATAAGGCCAGGATCTGGGATAAGAAGGAGTACTGGCCCAAGTTCCCCAGGAAAAACGGCAAGGTTGAAATATTGCCGGTACTGAGGGATTACCATATCGGGCGTGAGTATGTGTTCGATTTTATGTTTCACCAGAGCAAGGAACAGCTGAAACTTCAATTCCTGCTCAATCAACGCGCGTCCGTTCTCGATGCGCATACTGTCGCAGTCGAGGGTAAGGGCGAGTTTAAAACGAAGAACATCATAGTGGCGGCGGGCGCCGGGCCTTCGGTACCGCCCGTACCTGGAACCAATCTTAAAGGCGTTTATACTTATGCGGACTTTCTCGAGCTCGACTACGAGCCCAAGGATGTAGTTGTGGTGGGCGCCTCCAAGAGCGGGCTGCCCTGGGCCGCCTTTTTTAATGCAGTCGGATGCAACACCACCGTGGTCGAGATGATGCCGGCTCTCAGCCAGTTCCCCATTGATGATGATGTGCGGGAATACACTCTGCGCATGATGAAGATCAGGGGCCTGCCCGTGCTCGACGAGACCACACTGGTATCCATCAACGGCAGCGGCTCGGTCAAATCCGTGACGGTGAAGGGAAAAGACGGCGTCGAGAAGGTAATTAAAGCAGATCTGGTCTATCTGGGGACAGGGTGCACGCCGCGTTCAGATATTGTCACTCCGATCGGTGTGAAAACAGGCCCCAAGAAAGAGATAATCGTTGACAAGCATATGGCGACCAACGTACCCGGGGTATACGCCAGCGGCGATATTACGGGAGGCGTCATGGAGATGTGGAAGGCCAGGCAGGGAGGAATGATGGCGGCCAAGAATATACTGGGCGCTCCAGCGGAATTCGAGACCGAGCTGTTTGCAGATACATTGCATACCTTTTACGAGACAACCTGGGTGGGCATGACCGAGAAAGAAGCGCGCGAGAAGATCGGGCAGGTCTTTGTGGTCAGGATGCCCATACAGGGCTACAAGAACTGGCTGCCCCTGCCCCTCGCCGAGGGAACAATGGAATATGCCCATCAGTGGCCGGACCTGTCCGGGTTCCAGAAGATTATATACGATGCGAAGACGCGAAAATTCCTGGGCGCCCAGCATGTGGGCTATGGGGGAAAGGACTCATTCCAGTACCTGCTGTACCTGCTGAAGAAAGGTGCGACAATTGATGACATAGCCGATCTCACGGAGCTCTTCATTAATCCCACGCATTTTATCCAGCTCTCAAGATTGCGCTCAGGTATGAAAAACCTCGTTGACCTTGGTTAA
- a CDS encoding ABC transporter substrate-binding protein translates to MKLIFKLLMSFVLASLLFLPASGLWGCAPAKPPSIRIGYLLGDLHQLPFFVAEDKGFFAEEGLDIEVVGPFEAGPAEMDALAAGQIDMGYVGMAPAVMAAARKIPLSIVSGVNLEGSGLVTRTDISSVSELKSKKIATPAPGSIQYVMFGMLLADNDLGYNDIELFPGTVKPPDMPQSLQTGRIDGYFVWEPFVAKSVVGGYGVVLVESKDIWPGHPCCVIVAAGDFVRSHDGTVASVIRAHCRAIDYIESNPDEAKAIAAKWTKLDSAVIDNAFQRVKYTYSLNKDDVKKFIGDIINLGETGAIKPIITTVDVADLDKFVEMVVDTKYIQR, encoded by the coding sequence ATGAAACTTATATTCAAGCTGCTGATGAGTTTTGTGCTGGCGTCGTTGTTATTTCTTCCCGCCAGTGGTCTGTGGGGCTGTGCGCCCGCGAAGCCGCCCTCGATACGTATCGGCTATCTGCTGGGCGACCTGCACCAGTTGCCGTTCTTTGTGGCCGAGGACAAGGGATTCTTCGCTGAGGAAGGCCTGGATATAGAGGTGGTGGGGCCCTTTGAGGCAGGGCCTGCAGAGATGGATGCCCTGGCAGCCGGCCAAATCGATATGGGCTACGTCGGAATGGCGCCTGCTGTGATGGCGGCTGCACGCAAGATTCCACTTTCCATAGTATCGGGTGTCAATCTGGAGGGTTCCGGCCTGGTGACCCGTACAGATATAAGCAGTGTTTCTGAACTGAAGTCAAAAAAAATAGCGACGCCTGCGCCGGGATCGATACAATATGTAATGTTCGGTATGCTGCTGGCTGATAATGATTTAGGTTACAACGACATCGAGCTTTTTCCCGGTACGGTTAAACCGCCGGATATGCCGCAGTCACTGCAGACCGGACGCATCGACGGATACTTTGTATGGGAGCCTTTCGTAGCCAAGTCTGTGGTAGGCGGCTACGGCGTAGTCCTTGTGGAATCAAAGGATATCTGGCCCGGCCATCCCTGCTGCGTGATAGTGGCTGCAGGTGATTTCGTCAGATCGCATGACGGCACCGTAGCTTCGGTAATACGAGCCCACTGCAGGGCTATTGATTATATCGAGTCCAACCCTGACGAAGCCAAGGCCATTGCAGCCAAATGGACCAAACTGGATTCTGCCGTTATCGATAACGCGTTCCAGCGGGTTAAATACACCTATTCTCTAAATAAGGACGATGTCAAGAAATTTATTGGGGACATCATTAATCTTGGTGAGACAGGAGCTATCAAGCCGATAATAACAACTGTTGATGTCGCGGATTTAGATAAGTTTGTCGAGATGGTTGTAGATACCAAATATATTCAGAGGTGA
- a CDS encoding GAF domain-containing sensor histidine kinase: MQQQGQHKNKYLYVLSDISDIVSSSLSEREVLDGVLWELGNVIDLDVCWVQKYSPGNKTLTLVLHHGLPDQIVKELEAMTVGNDIIGVVAQTRKPLFCNDMANDANYRWESAVQSGFLSFIASPIISGGQLLGIIGGLSAKADIFTVNELKLMAAVSASISEVCRKVSSGPVDNEAAKQQDEITHTHLFLSALSHELKTPLTAIIASTGLLIEELDRRHETVLLKLAENISRSASSLQNRLNELINLSKNKDESYGIAKKDFDFSMLAAEVADQVLSLARQKKQTLSLEVEPYIKINADDQRIEQVLLNLLSNAIKFTPEGGQIFLRAAKDGNRLVINVQDTGPGIPNEEKRKLFIPYYHPSSDRSGIPGLGLGLAISKQIVELHGGAIWVQSDVGKGSTFSFSLPIHEK; this comes from the coding sequence ATGCAACAACAGGGTCAACACAAGAACAAGTATCTGTACGTTCTCTCCGATATATCCGATATCGTATCCAGTTCGTTGTCGGAAAGGGAGGTACTGGACGGTGTACTCTGGGAGCTCGGGAATGTAATTGATCTTGATGTCTGCTGGGTACAAAAATACAGCCCGGGCAATAAAACTTTGACGCTGGTATTGCACCACGGTTTACCGGATCAAATTGTCAAGGAACTGGAGGCAATGACCGTAGGCAACGACATCATAGGAGTAGTGGCGCAGACGCGCAAACCGCTATTTTGCAACGATATGGCAAACGATGCCAACTACCGCTGGGAATCAGCCGTACAAAGCGGGTTCCTGTCGTTTATCGCTTCACCGATAATCTCGGGGGGACAACTGCTGGGGATTATTGGCGGATTATCTGCCAAGGCTGATATCTTTACGGTAAATGAGCTCAAATTGATGGCAGCCGTCAGTGCCAGCATATCGGAGGTTTGTCGTAAAGTTTCGAGCGGGCCTGTTGATAATGAGGCTGCCAAACAACAAGATGAGATTACACATACACATCTGTTTTTAAGCGCTTTAAGTCACGAGTTGAAGACGCCTCTTACCGCCATCATAGCTTCCACGGGTCTGTTGATTGAGGAATTGGACAGGCGGCACGAGACGGTTTTACTTAAACTGGCCGAGAATATTTCGCGTAGCGCATCGAGCCTGCAAAACCGCCTGAACGAATTGATCAACCTGTCCAAGAATAAGGATGAATCATACGGGATTGCAAAGAAGGACTTCGACTTCTCGATGCTGGCTGCTGAGGTTGCTGACCAGGTATTATCACTGGCCAGGCAGAAAAAGCAGACACTCAGTTTGGAGGTGGAACCTTACATTAAGATCAATGCTGATGATCAGCGCATTGAACAGGTATTGTTGAATCTTTTATCCAATGCAATTAAATTTACACCGGAAGGCGGACAGATCTTTCTCAGGGCAGCCAAGGATGGGAACAGGCTGGTGATCAACGTGCAGGACACGGGGCCGGGCATTCCCAATGAAGAGAAACGGAAGCTGTTCATCCCTTATTATCATCCGTCTTCTGACAGGTCGGGAATACCAGGATTGGGATTGGGGCTGGCCATCAGTAAGCAAATTGTGGAGTTGCATGGGGGTGCAATCTGGGTGCAGAGCGATGTCGGCAAAGGTAGCACCTTCTCTTTCTCGTTGCCGATACATGAAAAATAA
- a CDS encoding nucleotide sugar dehydrogenase, with protein MARAELTVNDLRNLESRIRDKSADIGVVGLGYVGLPLALAFAEAGFTVTGVDADKGRVNKITRGISYLLDIESARLKKAVAKGRLKSTTSQSALRRVDTIIICVPTPLTKTKEPDLTYIISATNDIARFLRLGHLVILESTTYPGTTREIVLPILESTGLKVGVDYFLTFSPERIDPGSRKFTIKNTPKIVGGMEPTSTKLAALLYRHVSDRVLEVSTPEVAEMDKVFENVFRSVNIALVNELAKLCEKMKINVWEVIKSASTKPFGYMPFYPGPGVGGHCIPLDPYYLASKAREYFFHTRFIELAAEINETMPEYIVEQTVAALNTRSKSLKGSKILILGVAYKKDIEDVRESPALRVIELLLEKKATVHYHDPYIPDFREGNHKLRSIKLTKKVFGNYDCVLIVTDHSCYDLKSITKEAKLIFDTRGCTVGINSANIIRLGE; from the coding sequence ATGGCAAGGGCAGAATTAACCGTTAACGATCTGAGAAATCTGGAAAGCAGGATTAGGGATAAATCGGCTGACATCGGGGTTGTAGGTTTGGGATACGTGGGATTGCCCCTGGCGCTGGCCTTTGCTGAGGCAGGATTCACTGTAACCGGTGTTGACGCTGATAAGGGACGGGTCAATAAAATTACACGGGGCATATCTTACCTGCTGGATATAGAATCGGCGCGCCTTAAAAAAGCTGTCGCCAAAGGAAGATTAAAGTCAACCACCAGCCAATCGGCGCTGCGCAGAGTAGATACTATTATTATCTGTGTTCCGACCCCGCTTACCAAAACCAAGGAGCCTGATCTGACCTATATCATCAGCGCCACCAACGATATCGCGCGTTTTCTGAGGCTGGGGCATCTGGTTATTCTAGAGAGCACTACCTATCCGGGCACCACGCGGGAGATTGTGCTGCCGATACTGGAATCGACCGGGCTTAAAGTAGGCGTAGACTATTTCCTGACCTTTTCACCCGAACGTATCGATCCGGGCAGCCGGAAATTTACAATCAAAAACACCCCCAAGATAGTCGGAGGCATGGAACCCACATCCACCAAGCTCGCCGCGTTGCTCTACCGGCATGTTTCAGACAGGGTGCTCGAAGTATCCACACCGGAAGTAGCTGAGATGGACAAGGTCTTCGAAAATGTATTTCGCAGTGTGAATATCGCTCTGGTAAACGAGCTCGCCAAACTCTGCGAAAAGATGAAGATAAATGTATGGGAGGTCATCAAGTCCGCTTCCACAAAACCCTTTGGCTATATGCCGTTTTATCCGGGTCCGGGCGTGGGCGGGCATTGCATTCCTCTTGACCCGTACTATCTCGCCAGTAAAGCCAGGGAGTATTTTTTCCATACCAGGTTCATCGAGCTGGCTGCCGAAATCAACGAAACGATGCCTGAGTACATTGTCGAGCAAACCGTGGCTGCGCTCAACACACGAAGTAAAAGCTTGAAAGGGTCAAAAATTCTTATACTGGGTGTGGCCTACAAGAAAGATATCGAGGACGTCAGAGAGTCACCCGCATTAAGGGTTATCGAACTGCTGCTCGAGAAGAAAGCTACGGTGCACTACCATGATCCTTACATCCCTGATTTCAGGGAGGGCAACCATAAGCTCCGCTCGATCAAGCTCACGAAAAAAGTATTCGGCAATTATGATTGCGTGCTAATCGTGACCGATCACAGTTGCTATGACCTGAAATCGATAACAAAGGAAGCCAAGCTGATATTCGACACGCGCGGATGCACGGTTGGCATCAACTCCGCAAACATCATCCGCCTGGGCGAATAG
- a CDS encoding lactate racemase domain-containing protein, translating to MSKKTIQADYWDKKIDIEVPGDTVVGEIPNPPALQDPEKAIRDAIAKPVGAPPLSELAKKARNGKVTIGFDDPSRPGKPRQMIIPILIEELLKAGVKEENIYLLCGSGNHCKWTDLQLRAYLGPAIYDRFAPPGSASRVINHDCHDTENLVYMGTSAMGDYVEYNRALQDSDLFIYTGTVVVSNWGGMTGTGVIIGFPSTRSMTSTHGFPVVGHPDSCHGNQHTMMYRAHKEAVMAQIEKFTGKRVFYVDVVPTAGGAPAGVFAGYSPEINEPTWKFAESIYHMEVPQADVLIYGVPRYSLYGETSNPLIALAAACAPVRMWVNKPVLREGGVVIALAHCDGTIDDRSHPSYAEILDLYRNCFSMRELSVYEEEFMYREDLIFKYRHAHAYAPVHGFWLMYESEYALNQANKIIMAGVPGMDNPLAQVQVSGTGGPGAARDVGCTPARDFGEAMKIAEKVVGKNPRVMACPSFWSRIRPRFYVK from the coding sequence GTGAGCAAGAAAACAATCCAGGCAGACTATTGGGATAAGAAGATAGACATTGAGGTGCCGGGAGACACGGTAGTGGGAGAGATCCCCAATCCTCCAGCCTTGCAGGACCCCGAGAAAGCTATACGTGATGCTATTGCGAAGCCGGTAGGCGCGCCGCCCCTGTCCGAGCTGGCCAAAAAAGCGCGTAACGGCAAGGTTACCATCGGTTTTGATGACCCATCCCGACCGGGGAAACCGCGGCAGATGATTATCCCTATTCTGATAGAAGAGCTTCTTAAGGCCGGTGTGAAAGAAGAAAATATATATTTACTATGCGGCAGCGGCAATCACTGCAAGTGGACCGACCTTCAGTTAAGGGCTTATCTGGGGCCGGCCATCTATGACAGGTTTGCGCCCCCGGGAAGCGCCTCGAGAGTTATCAACCATGATTGCCATGATACAGAAAACCTCGTATATATGGGCACGTCTGCTATGGGTGATTATGTGGAGTACAACAGGGCGCTGCAGGATTCCGATCTTTTTATATATACGGGCACCGTCGTAGTTTCAAACTGGGGCGGTATGACGGGCACCGGCGTGATAATCGGTTTTCCCAGCACGCGAAGTATGACATCAACGCACGGTTTTCCGGTGGTCGGCCATCCTGATTCCTGCCACGGCAATCAGCATACCATGATGTATCGCGCTCACAAGGAAGCGGTCATGGCTCAGATCGAAAAATTCACCGGCAAGCGCGTATTTTATGTGGATGTCGTCCCCACCGCTGGTGGCGCCCCGGCCGGTGTTTTTGCAGGTTATTCGCCTGAGATCAACGAACCTACCTGGAAATTTGCCGAAAGCATCTATCATATGGAGGTGCCGCAGGCCGATGTGCTTATCTACGGTGTGCCGCGTTACTCGCTTTACGGCGAGACCAGTAATCCGCTTATAGCGCTGGCTGCCGCGTGCGCCCCTGTACGTATGTGGGTCAACAAGCCGGTGCTCAGGGAAGGCGGTGTGGTCATCGCGCTGGCTCATTGCGATGGCACAATAGACGATAGGTCGCACCCGTCTTATGCAGAGATACTCGACCTTTACCGTAACTGCTTCTCGATGCGGGAGCTGTCCGTTTATGAAGAGGAGTTCATGTACCGCGAGGACCTCATTTTCAAGTACAGGCATGCCCATGCCTATGCGCCGGTGCATGGCTTCTGGCTGATGTATGAGAGCGAGTATGCCCTTAACCAGGCCAATAAGATCATTATGGCCGGCGTGCCGGGGATGGACAATCCTCTGGCCCAGGTGCAGGTCAGCGGCACGGGCGGCCCTGGCGCAGCGCGCGATGTCGGCTGCACTCCAGCCCGAGATTTCGGCGAAGCCATGAAGATAGCCGAGAAAGTCGTCGGAAAGAATCCGCGGGTCATGGCCTGTCCATCATTCTGGAGCAGGATCAGGCCCAGGTTCTACGTTAAATAG
- a CDS encoding SDR family oxidoreductase, giving the protein MKIKDFAGKITFITGGSSGIGLACAELLAARGADVAIFARGQEQLDKAIAQIERNRVTQKQRFLGMMLDVSRRDQVEDVLNRTVADLGVPDILINSAGISFPQRFEDIPYVKFEEIVHINLHGTWNTVSILLPYMKNHGGYIVNVSSVAGYIGVYGLSAYSASKFAVIGFSEALRSELKPLNISVSVLCPPDVDTPMLERSNKIKPEETKAISSSASLLKPIDVAREVVAGMGKGQFLILPGSGTKYTHFMKRLFPGLVQSIIDSQIRKVTQKS; this is encoded by the coding sequence ATGAAGATTAAGGACTTTGCAGGGAAGATCACTTTTATTACAGGAGGATCGAGCGGCATAGGCCTGGCCTGTGCGGAGTTGCTGGCCGCCCGGGGCGCCGATGTGGCGATCTTCGCGCGCGGCCAGGAACAACTCGATAAGGCCATTGCGCAAATCGAACGGAACAGGGTAACGCAGAAACAACGTTTCCTGGGGATGATGCTCGACGTATCCCGGCGCGATCAGGTAGAGGATGTCCTCAACAGGACGGTAGCCGATTTAGGCGTCCCGGATATACTGATAAACAGCGCAGGCATCTCTTTTCCTCAGCGGTTTGAGGATATCCCCTATGTTAAATTCGAGGAAATCGTTCATATCAATCTGCACGGGACCTGGAACACTGTATCGATACTGCTGCCATATATGAAGAACCATGGTGGATACATAGTAAACGTATCCTCAGTGGCCGGTTATATTGGCGTGTACGGCCTGAGCGCATACAGCGCATCCAAATTCGCGGTTATCGGTTTCTCTGAAGCTTTGCGCAGCGAATTGAAGCCGTTAAATATCTCTGTTTCCGTGTTGTGTCCTCCTGATGTGGATACACCGATGCTCGAGAGGTCCAATAAGATCAAACCGGAGGAGACTAAGGCAATTTCTTCATCCGCTTCCCTGCTGAAACCGATTGATGTCGCCAGGGAGGTGGTGGCCGGCATGGGCAAAGGGCAATTTCTGATACTACCTGGTTCAGGCACGAAGTATACCCATTTTATGAAAAGGCTCTTTCCCGGGCTGGTGCAGTCGATAATAGACAGCCAGATAAGAAAGGTTACTCAAAAATCCTGA
- a CDS encoding response regulator, translated as MSQILFLSSDPVLKEKNVEILQQSGLDANGTSGCLDGLVMMDKTNYDVIIIDDELSDVSGYEACLKIRQQHGALIVLLGTIPDSDAWSRVEELGFDLYLRKPISPRELLARTKALLRRPGAEGVAEDAAAKPAAPAPEVAVKPPARSIPGEREAAAPTRAPEPASPGQERIIIRSRPEPQQYEAAPQTQAPPVQQPYVPPAPPVPSTPVSPAPEPPVVVVPRPAAPQIQQQSPVVVPPLGRDIKKPGSPVIVNPPAQQSAYVAKAQPSQEDAGAAILEDPRVIKLVDALVSGKIPDINPVVDFSYKMGYAYPSVSSLIDTSEVETINILESLANAGILIKQPYEKFYVDPDGLFQLVPIERCPRCDSSNIIKGQLVEHFSCGYVGLDKDFKQDSRYVCPKCRKDLRLIGTDYRNVGIHYRCQDCSEVFTVPVVKWRNMKTRKVWSSEDLKEVEASSYQFSPDKKGWLEFQLKPKTQLVDFLKQRGYQVHELAQLTGRSGAVHTVDVLAIRDDIITKVNLGIGILVAPSGEPEVGLESLFRFDTRAYDIGINYKVVIAIPKLGQEALNFAGRQMIRAFEAKTLATVVADITHLDRSNIGMQSRVEEGANHSGSVAANARGIIVRFLRNKGYEVYERALILGKSGIEHIFDIFARRDDKIVVPTIAIGIGNETGQQVGLDELSKFDAAAFDAGIRNKVYLGLSEISTQAKQFAMQQKIDIIEQQDLRKLT; from the coding sequence ATGAGTCAAATTCTCTTTCTTTCAAGCGATCCCGTCTTAAAAGAGAAAAACGTCGAGATACTGCAGCAGAGCGGCCTTGATGCAAACGGGACATCGGGGTGTCTTGACGGCCTGGTAATGATGGATAAAACCAACTACGATGTCATAATAATTGACGATGAGCTGTCGGATGTCAGCGGCTATGAAGCGTGCCTCAAGATAAGGCAACAGCATGGCGCCTTGATCGTTCTTCTCGGGACTATACCGGACTCGGATGCATGGTCTCGTGTAGAGGAGCTGGGTTTTGATCTTTATCTGCGCAAACCCATCAGCCCGCGGGAGTTGCTCGCACGTACCAAAGCGTTGCTGAGACGGCCCGGCGCAGAAGGAGTTGCAGAAGATGCCGCTGCGAAGCCGGCGGCCCCTGCCCCGGAAGTAGCCGTTAAACCTCCCGCCAGGTCAATACCCGGGGAGAGGGAAGCGGCTGCTCCAACGCGTGCCCCTGAGCCTGCCTCCCCGGGACAGGAAAGGATTATTATCAGATCCCGGCCCGAACCTCAGCAGTACGAAGCTGCTCCTCAAACCCAGGCGCCGCCCGTGCAGCAACCATATGTACCGCCGGCTCCGCCCGTGCCTTCAACGCCGGTTAGCCCGGCGCCCGAGCCACCGGTGGTAGTAGTGCCCAGGCCGGCGGCGCCTCAGATACAGCAGCAATCGCCTGTAGTAGTGCCTCCGCTTGGGCGAGATATTAAAAAGCCAGGCTCCCCCGTCATAGTTAACCCTCCGGCACAGCAGTCTGCTTACGTGGCCAAGGCACAGCCGTCTCAAGAGGATGCCGGTGCGGCAATTCTCGAGGATCCGAGGGTTATCAAACTGGTTGATGCGCTGGTGAGCGGTAAAATTCCCGATATCAATCCGGTTGTCGATTTCAGTTACAAAATGGGATATGCATACCCGTCCGTTAGTAGCTTGATCGATACATCGGAGGTTGAAACGATAAACATACTTGAATCTCTAGCCAATGCGGGAATATTGATCAAACAACCGTATGAAAAGTTTTATGTCGATCCCGACGGATTGTTTCAGTTGGTTCCCATTGAAAGGTGCCCGCGCTGTGACTCCTCCAATATCATCAAAGGGCAGCTCGTAGAGCATTTTTCCTGCGGATACGTGGGACTTGATAAGGATTTCAAGCAGGACAGCAGGTACGTCTGCCCAAAGTGCCGAAAGGATTTGAGATTGATCGGCACCGATTATCGCAATGTTGGCATACACTACAGGTGCCAGGATTGCAGCGAGGTATTTACGGTCCCGGTCGTTAAATGGCGCAATATGAAAACGCGTAAAGTTTGGAGCTCCGAGGATCTGAAAGAAGTCGAGGCTTCTTCGTACCAGTTCAGCCCGGATAAGAAGGGCTGGCTGGAATTCCAGCTGAAACCAAAAACCCAGCTTGTCGATTTCCTGAAGCAACGGGGATATCAGGTTCATGAATTGGCTCAACTGACGGGCCGTTCCGGCGCAGTGCATACCGTGGATGTACTTGCTATCAGGGACGATATTATCACCAAGGTCAATCTCGGTATAGGTATCCTGGTGGCCCCATCGGGGGAACCGGAGGTCGGACTTGAATCTCTCTTCAGATTCGATACAAGGGCTTATGATATCGGCATTAACTATAAAGTGGTAATTGCGATTCCCAAGCTCGGCCAGGAAGCATTGAATTTCGCCGGCCGACAGATGATCAGGGCGTTTGAAGCCAAGACCCTGGCAACGGTGGTTGCGGATATCACGCATCTTGACCGCTCCAATATAGGAATGCAGAGCAGGGTGGAGGAGGGAGCAAACCATTCCGGTTCGGTGGCGGCCAACGCGCGGGGTATAATTGTCAGGTTCCTTCGCAATAAGGGTTACGAGGTATATGAGAGGGCCCTGATCCTCGGCAAATCTGGTATCGAACATATTTTCGATATTTTCGCCAGGCGTGATGATAAAATCGTGGTGCCAACGATTGCCATCGGTATAGGCAACGAAACCGGTCAACAGGTTGGCCTGGATGAGCTGTCCAAGTTCGATGCCGCAGCTTTCGATGCAGGTATTCGCAACAAAGTATACCTTGGCCTGTCTGAGATAAGCACACAGGCAAAACAATTTGCCATGCAGCAAAAAATTGATATTATTGAGCAGCAGGACCTGAGAAAACTGACGTGA